Proteins encoded by one window of Armatimonadota bacterium:
- the lysA gene encoding diaminopimelate decarboxylase, which produces MQDAFGRTPEGHLKLGGCSAVALARTYGTPLTVLDGERLRANLEAYREAFRRFVPAGRPYYASKALCTVGICRFIHRYGFGLDVASGGELYTALRAGVPAQDLCLHGNNKTPEELEMALEAGVGRIVVDNFHELDLLETLTRRRGRSAEIWLRITPGIEPHTHRAIQTGGVDTKFGFGILEGAAEQAVRRALGIPGLRLRGFHSHIGSQILELEPFALNARVVVAFAARMRAELGYTAEELNLGGGLGIRYTAADRPPGIADYVRAVAEAVQEACAEHDFPLPALFLEPGRSVVGPAGVTLYTVGGIKEIPGVRTYVAVDGGMYENPRPALYGARYEAVVADRPDDPPIRTVALAGRCCESGDVLIWEARLPEVRPGDIVAVFATGAYTYAMASNYNRFPRPALVLVEGGRARLVVRRETYEDLLRCDLPLDGEE; this is translated from the coding sequence GTGCAAGATGCATTCGGCCGAACCCCTGAAGGCCACCTGAAGCTCGGCGGCTGCAGCGCGGTGGCGCTGGCCCGGACCTACGGCACCCCGCTCACCGTGCTGGACGGGGAGAGGTTGCGGGCCAATCTGGAGGCATACCGGGAGGCGTTCCGGAGGTTCGTGCCTGCCGGCCGCCCTTATTATGCCTCCAAGGCCCTGTGCACCGTCGGCATCTGCCGGTTCATCCACCGGTACGGGTTCGGGCTCGACGTAGCAAGCGGTGGGGAGCTCTACACCGCCCTACGGGCTGGTGTTCCGGCGCAGGACCTGTGCCTGCACGGGAACAACAAGACCCCGGAGGAGCTGGAGATGGCCCTAGAGGCCGGGGTGGGGCGCATCGTGGTGGACAATTTCCACGAGCTGGACCTGTTGGAGACCCTGACCCGCAGGAGGGGGCGTTCTGCGGAGATCTGGCTCCGCATCACCCCCGGCATCGAACCCCATACCCACCGGGCCATCCAGACGGGCGGGGTAGACACGAAGTTCGGATTCGGGATTCTGGAAGGAGCCGCGGAGCAGGCGGTGCGACGGGCCCTTGGCATCCCCGGGTTGCGGCTGCGTGGCTTCCACAGCCATATCGGGAGCCAGATTCTGGAGCTGGAGCCCTTCGCGCTGAACGCCCGGGTGGTGGTGGCCTTCGCGGCCCGGATGCGGGCCGAGCTCGGGTACACCGCGGAGGAGCTCAACCTCGGTGGCGGGCTCGGGATCCGGTACACCGCGGCGGACCGGCCTCCCGGGATCGCGGATTACGTGCGGGCCGTGGCGGAGGCAGTCCAGGAGGCCTGCGCGGAGCACGATTTCCCGCTACCGGCCCTGTTTCTGGAGCCAGGACGGTCCGTGGTGGGGCCCGCGGGTGTCACCCTGTACACCGTGGGGGGCATCAAGGAGATCCCGGGGGTGCGCACCTACGTGGCGGTGGACGGCGGGATGTACGAGAACCCCCGGCCTGCCCTCTACGGTGCCCGATATGAGGCGGTGGTGGCGGACCGGCCGGACGACCCGCCGATCCGGACCGTAGCCCTGGCGGGCCGGTGCTGCGAGTCGGGAGATGTGCTCATCTGGGAAGCCCGTCTTCCGGAGGTGCGGCCCGGCGACATTGTGGCGGTGTTCGCCACGGGGGCCTACACCTACGCCATGGCCAGCAACTACAACCGGTTTCCGCGGCCAGCCCTGGTGCTGGTGGAAGGGGGCAGGGCACGCCTCGTGGTACGGCGGGAGACCTACGAGGACCTGCTGCGCTGCGACCTCCCCCTCGATGGAGAGGAGTAG
- a CDS encoding thiolase family protein, whose protein sequence is MPQAVILSAVRTPIGRFLDGLSTVPAPKLGALVVREAVRRAGARPEQVDEVIPGNVLSAGLGQAPARQAAIYAGLPSAVPATTVNKMCGSGLKAVDSMIHDGLQDAYRNCHMGSCAELLAAEYRISREEQDAYAARSYRLALEALDRGLFRSQTVPVELPDGKGILEEDEEPRRVNFERIPHLPPAFEPNGTVTAANASSISDGATAVVVASEAAAERLGRAPMARIVGYATAATEPEWFTIAPTYAIERLLTRLGWRKEEVDLYEINEAFAAMVLGVCRKLGLPLDRVNVHGGAVALGHPIGASGARILTTLLYALEERDARRGIAAVCLGGGEAVALAVERG, encoded by the coding sequence ATGCCGCAGGCGGTGATCCTCAGCGCGGTCCGCACCCCCATCGGCCGGTTTCTGGACGGCCTCAGCACGGTTCCCGCCCCGAAGCTGGGAGCCCTTGTGGTGCGGGAGGCGGTGCGACGGGCGGGGGCTCGTCCCGAGCAGGTGGACGAGGTCATCCCCGGGAACGTCCTCTCCGCAGGCCTGGGCCAGGCTCCGGCCCGGCAGGCTGCCATCTATGCGGGACTTCCAAGCGCCGTCCCCGCCACCACGGTGAACAAGATGTGTGGCTCCGGGCTCAAGGCGGTGGACTCCATGATCCACGACGGGCTCCAGGATGCCTACCGGAACTGCCATATGGGATCCTGTGCGGAGCTCCTGGCCGCGGAGTACCGCATCAGCCGGGAGGAGCAGGATGCGTACGCGGCGCGGTCCTATCGGCTGGCCCTGGAAGCTCTGGATCGAGGGTTGTTCCGGTCACAGACCGTACCCGTGGAGCTCCCGGACGGAAAGGGCATCCTGGAGGAAGACGAGGAGCCCCGGCGGGTGAACTTCGAGCGGATCCCCCACCTCCCGCCCGCCTTCGAGCCCAACGGGACCGTGACCGCCGCGAACGCCAGCAGCATCAGCGACGGAGCCACGGCGGTGGTGGTGGCCTCCGAGGCCGCGGCGGAGCGTCTGGGACGGGCACCCATGGCCCGCATCGTGGGGTACGCCACCGCGGCCACGGAGCCCGAGTGGTTCACCATCGCCCCCACCTACGCCATCGAGCGGCTGCTCACCCGGCTCGGGTGGCGGAAGGAGGAGGTGGACCTCTACGAGATCAACGAGGCCTTCGCCGCGATGGTGCTCGGCGTGTGCCGCAAGCTGGGGTTACCCCTGGACCGGGTGAACGTGCACGGTGGGGCCGTGGCCCTGGGACACCCCATCGGCGCCAGCGGCGCCCGCATCCTCACCACCCTCCTCTATGCCCTGGAGGAGCGGGATGCCCGGCGCGGGATCGCGGCCGTGTGCCTGGGCGGTGGGGAGGCGGTGGCCTTGGCGGTAGAGCGGGGCTAG
- a CDS encoding TldD/PmbA family protein, whose amino-acid sequence MLGDRRAEALLKDTLACSRADETEIVLLAEDEALTRFANNTVHQNVAETNAAVAVRVAIGKRLGSAVTNQLHPEAVQQAITRAEAAARLAPENPGFPGFPEPRPFQPVAAFHETVAAAAPEDRARMVLEVIRIADAHGAVAAGALSTSVEEVAVANSRGVFCYHAGTRVRFRTVVHREEGSGYAERVGWRWDALDIPELARSAVERALQARAPRELAPGVYPVVLDPYAVQDVVSWLGYAGAGALAVQEGRSWMNDRIGTELLSEDVTLWDDGRDPAGIPLPFDFEGVPRQRVVLVERGVPRGPVYDTITAAREGKASTGHAPLRAWPESASVGPTPMHLFLAPGDAALEDLLRELDRGLYVTRFWYTRLVHPRDCVVTGMTRDGVFWVERGEIAYPVRNLRFTQGYVQALAGVRGVGRETWLLGNGRFGAERVPALLLEAFTFTGLTEY is encoded by the coding sequence ATGCTGGGCGATCGGAGAGCGGAAGCGCTCCTGAAGGATACCCTGGCCTGTTCCCGGGCGGACGAGACGGAGATCGTCCTGCTCGCGGAGGACGAGGCCCTCACCCGGTTCGCGAACAACACCGTTCACCAGAACGTGGCGGAGACAAACGCGGCTGTGGCGGTTCGGGTGGCCATCGGGAAGCGCTTGGGTTCCGCCGTCACAAACCAGCTCCATCCGGAGGCCGTGCAGCAGGCGATCACCCGGGCGGAGGCGGCCGCCCGGCTCGCCCCAGAGAACCCGGGCTTCCCCGGCTTTCCCGAACCCCGGCCGTTTCAGCCTGTCGCTGCGTTCCACGAGACGGTGGCCGCGGCCGCGCCGGAGGACCGGGCCCGGATGGTGCTGGAGGTGATCCGAATCGCGGACGCGCACGGTGCCGTGGCAGCCGGAGCCCTCTCCACGTCCGTGGAGGAGGTGGCGGTGGCGAACTCCCGGGGGGTGTTCTGCTACCATGCGGGCACCCGGGTACGGTTCCGTACCGTGGTTCATAGGGAGGAGGGTTCGGGGTACGCGGAGCGGGTGGGGTGGCGGTGGGATGCGTTGGACATCCCTGAGCTGGCCCGCTCCGCGGTCGAGCGGGCCCTGCAGGCCCGAGCTCCCCGGGAGCTGGCGCCCGGCGTCTATCCCGTGGTGCTCGACCCGTACGCGGTGCAGGATGTGGTGAGCTGGCTGGGATATGCCGGTGCGGGGGCCCTTGCCGTACAGGAGGGCCGCAGCTGGATGAACGACCGGATCGGGACAGAGCTCCTCTCGGAGGATGTGACCCTGTGGGACGACGGTCGAGATCCTGCTGGAATCCCGCTTCCCTTCGACTTCGAGGGAGTGCCCCGACAGCGGGTGGTGCTGGTGGAGCGGGGCGTTCCGCGGGGGCCCGTGTACGACACCATCACCGCGGCCCGGGAAGGAAAGGCCTCCACCGGGCATGCGCCCCTGCGGGCCTGGCCGGAATCGGCCAGCGTAGGTCCGACCCCCATGCACCTGTTCCTAGCGCCCGGAGATGCCGCCCTGGAGGATCTGCTGCGGGAGCTCGACCGGGGGCTTTACGTCACCCGGTTCTGGTACACGCGGCTGGTGCACCCCCGGGACTGTGTCGTGACCGGGATGACCCGGGACGGGGTCTTCTGGGTGGAGAGGGGGGAGATCGCCTATCCCGTGCGGAACCTGCGGTTTACCCAGGGCTATGTGCAGGCCCTCGCGGGGGTGCGAGGGGTAGGGCGGGAGACGTGGCTGCTGGGCAACGGTCGGTTCGGGGCGGAGCGGGTTCCGGCCCTCCTGCTCGAGGCCTTCACCTTCACGGGCCTCACGGAGTACTAG
- a CDS encoding TldD/PmbA family protein, translated as MDELIARALNTAQLRGATYADVRVVETTRQSLLVRNGLVQGIAQAEDAGFGVRVVVDGAWGFASSHRLDLGEAERVAEQAVRIARASALTKRGDVDLGPPVVQRGSYRSSVEVDPFTIPLEMKLELLLRADAEMRRVRGVTATEAEMVFIRQRKIFASTEGSFLTQEIIESGCGIEATAVGEGEVQRRSYPNSVGRHQQTRGWEFILEQDLVGNAPRIAEEVVALLRADPCPDTVTTLILGGSQVALQIHESCGHAVELDRVFGTEAAYAGTSFLTPEKLGRFRYGSEVVNIVADATVPGGLGTFGWDDEGVPAQRVDIVREGIFVGYLTDREHARQLWRLLGPSPYVTGVSGGAARAMGWNRIPLVRMTNLNLLPGSWRLEDLIADTDEGILMDTNRSWSIDDRRLNFQFGCEIAWEIRRGRKVRLLRNPLYTGITPAFWRSCDAVCDEDHWVLWGTPNCGKGEPGQIAHTGHGAAPARFRNVRVFGRR; from the coding sequence ATGGACGAGCTCATCGCCCGCGCCCTGAACACGGCGCAGCTGCGGGGTGCTACGTACGCGGACGTGCGGGTGGTGGAGACCACCCGGCAGTCGCTGCTGGTGCGGAACGGCCTCGTGCAGGGAATCGCCCAGGCGGAGGACGCGGGGTTCGGGGTGCGGGTGGTGGTGGACGGTGCCTGGGGATTCGCCAGCAGCCACCGGCTGGACCTCGGGGAGGCAGAGCGGGTGGCAGAACAGGCGGTGCGCATCGCCCGCGCCAGCGCCCTCACGAAGCGCGGGGACGTGGACCTGGGGCCTCCCGTGGTGCAGCGGGGGAGCTATCGGAGCTCGGTGGAGGTGGATCCCTTCACCATCCCGCTCGAGATGAAACTGGAGCTCCTGCTCCGGGCGGACGCGGAGATGCGCCGCGTGCGAGGAGTGACGGCCACGGAGGCGGAGATGGTCTTCATCCGCCAGCGCAAGATCTTCGCCAGCACCGAGGGCAGCTTCCTTACACAGGAGATCATCGAGTCCGGATGCGGGATCGAGGCCACCGCGGTCGGGGAGGGAGAGGTGCAGCGGCGCAGCTACCCCAACTCCGTGGGCCGCCACCAGCAGACCCGGGGCTGGGAGTTCATCCTGGAGCAGGATCTGGTGGGGAACGCTCCCCGGATCGCGGAGGAGGTGGTGGCCCTGCTGCGCGCGGATCCCTGTCCGGACACCGTTACCACCCTGATCCTGGGCGGATCTCAGGTGGCCCTGCAGATCCATGAATCGTGCGGACACGCGGTGGAGCTGGATCGGGTGTTCGGGACGGAGGCCGCGTACGCGGGCACCTCTTTCCTCACCCCCGAGAAGCTGGGTCGTTTCCGGTACGGCTCGGAGGTGGTGAACATCGTGGCGGATGCCACGGTTCCCGGGGGACTGGGAACCTTCGGGTGGGATGACGAGGGAGTTCCCGCCCAGCGGGTAGACATCGTGCGGGAGGGGATCTTCGTAGGGTATCTCACGGACCGGGAACATGCCCGCCAGCTGTGGCGCCTTCTGGGACCCTCTCCGTACGTGACGGGAGTGTCGGGCGGTGCGGCCCGGGCCATGGGCTGGAACCGAATCCCCCTCGTCCGCATGACCAACCTCAACCTCCTGCCGGGGAGTTGGCGTCTGGAGGACCTCATCGCGGACACGGACGAGGGCATTCTCATGGACACCAACCGTTCCTGGAGCATCGACGACCGACGGCTCAATTTCCAGTTCGGGTGCGAGATCGCGTGGGAGATCCGGCGCGGTCGGAAGGTGCGCCTGCTCCGAAACCCCCTCTACACGGGCATCACACCCGCATTCTGGCGGTCGTGCGATGCGGTGTGCGACGAAGACCACTGGGTGCTGTGGGGAACCCCGAACTGCGGAAAGGGGGAGCCCGGGCAGATCGCCCACACGGGTCACGGTGCCGCACCCGCTCGGTTCCGGAACGTCCGGGTCTTCGGAAGGCGATAG
- a CDS encoding ABC transporter substrate-binding protein codes for MRVYNPYTGWVTFPDPPARIVSLNPSVTEILFALDLGGRVVGVSSWCHRPPQARSKPKVGSYVRVLRDRLAELQPDLVLTTTGTQRAVIEELCASGFPTYPIPFPRDVYAILSTVVEVGGLVGAPQQALELAARLLDQLQRLPALRREAPPPRVYVEIDLGGPTVPGYANHITGALHLAGIHNVFGHVPVSYLYGMPVEGYEPMEVAAEIRTADPDVIVYECKHFQPRGDEGLRLMHERGLADLRAVRRGRVLTLPADTLAHYGPAFVHMVTDVCRSIWEVWGKPPP; via the coding sequence ATGCGTGTGTACAACCCGTACACGGGATGGGTGACATTTCCGGACCCGCCGGCCCGCATCGTGAGCCTTAACCCCTCCGTTACGGAGATCCTGTTCGCCCTTGACCTGGGAGGTCGGGTGGTGGGGGTGAGCAGCTGGTGTCACCGGCCGCCCCAGGCGCGATCCAAACCCAAGGTGGGAAGTTACGTGCGCGTGCTGCGGGACCGGCTTGCCGAGCTGCAACCGGACCTCGTCCTCACCACCACCGGGACCCAGAGGGCGGTGATCGAGGAGCTGTGTGCCTCCGGATTCCCCACCTATCCCATTCCGTTCCCGAGGGACGTGTACGCCATCCTCTCCACCGTGGTGGAGGTAGGCGGGCTTGTGGGAGCCCCCCAGCAGGCGCTGGAACTGGCGGCCCGGCTCCTGGACCAGCTCCAACGCCTTCCTGCCCTCCGGCGGGAAGCCCCTCCTCCCCGCGTCTATGTGGAGATTGACCTCGGAGGGCCCACGGTGCCCGGCTATGCCAACCACATCACCGGGGCTCTACACCTCGCAGGGATCCACAACGTATTCGGACACGTCCCGGTCTCCTACCTCTACGGGATGCCCGTGGAGGGGTACGAGCCCATGGAAGTGGCCGCGGAGATCCGGACCGCGGATCCAGACGTGATCGTGTACGAGTGCAAACACTTCCAGCCCCGTGGGGACGAGGGCCTCCGGCTCATGCACGAGCGGGGCCTTGCGGACCTCCGGGCGGTCCGGAGAGGCCGGGTCCTCACGCTTCCCGCGGATACCCTGGCCCACTATGGCCCTGCCTTCGTCCACATGGTCACGGACGTGTGCCGCTCCATCTGGGAGGTGTGGGGGAAACCCCCGCCTTAG